The proteins below are encoded in one region of Paenibacillus albus:
- a CDS encoding DsbA family oxidoreductase — MHIDLYSDVVCPWCRIGKQNLFRAIELWKEKTDEPVTVTYHAYQLDPNLPEEGRAFDDVMTRKMGGPESMKRAMEQVTRAGAAVGVTFRFDLVSRMPNTRLAHRFVALLPEERHAEAVEELFRAYFEEGVDVAQLSAIMSIAERIGVNTPDLEKRLASGEGGDSVDADLQKAQQLGITGVPFVIFNNRYALSGAYPAEEMLGLMSGVNTGV, encoded by the coding sequence ATGCATATTGATCTATACTCCGATGTGGTCTGTCCGTGGTGCCGCATCGGCAAGCAAAATCTCTTCCGCGCCATCGAGCTGTGGAAGGAGAAGACCGACGAGCCCGTCACCGTGACGTACCACGCTTACCAGCTGGACCCGAACCTGCCGGAGGAAGGCCGTGCATTCGATGATGTGATGACGCGGAAGATGGGCGGCCCCGAGTCCATGAAGCGGGCGATGGAGCAAGTGACCCGGGCTGGCGCAGCCGTCGGCGTCACATTCCGCTTCGATTTGGTAAGCCGGATGCCGAACACGAGGCTGGCGCACCGTTTTGTCGCCTTGCTGCCGGAGGAGCGCCATGCCGAAGCGGTCGAAGAGCTGTTCCGAGCATACTTCGAGGAAGGCGTCGATGTTGCGCAATTGAGTGCTATTATGAGCATTGCCGAGCGGATCGGAGTCAATACTCCGGATCTGGAGAAGCGGCTCGCGAGCGGCGAAGGCGGGGACTCGGTTGATGCTGACCTGCAGAAAGCACAGCAGCTCGGGATTACAGGCGTTCCTTTCGTTATTTTCAACAATCGTTATGCGTTGTCGGGTGCTTATCCAGCCGAGGAGATGCTCGGGCTGATGAGCGGCGTGAATACAGGGGTATAA
- a CDS encoding DMT family transporter yields MEWLYLLVSGLGEVGGVTGIKLSNGFKNWKGTLLALGAGFVSFYFLSRSLQGIPMSTAYAVWTGIGSVGSVLLGMTVFGESKDKRKLLFIGMIIIGVIGLRIVGGGH; encoded by the coding sequence ATGGAATGGTTGTATCTTCTCGTATCGGGACTTGGGGAAGTCGGCGGTGTGACGGGCATTAAGCTGTCGAACGGCTTCAAGAATTGGAAAGGAACGCTGCTCGCGCTGGGAGCGGGCTTCGTCAGCTTCTATTTCTTATCAAGGTCACTGCAAGGCATTCCGATGAGTACGGCCTATGCCGTATGGACGGGGATTGGCTCGGTCGGAAGTGTATTGCTCGGAATGACCGTATTCGGCGAATCGAAGGACAAACGCAAACTGCTCTTTATCGGTATGATTATAATCGGTGTGATCGGACTTCGAATTGTCGGCGGCGGGCATTAA
- a CDS encoding DMT family transporter, with amino-acid sequence MAWLFLLIAGLLEICWAYGLQASHGFTRLVPSVITVSLLIISFMFFSTAMRKIEIGTAYAVFTGIGTVGTVITGILFLDEPVDVLKLVFIALLMSGIIGLKMIAADPADAQADAEASGSKGGVS; translated from the coding sequence ATGGCATGGCTTTTTCTGCTCATTGCAGGCTTACTTGAAATTTGCTGGGCTTACGGGCTACAAGCATCACATGGATTTACGCGGCTCGTTCCGAGCGTCATTACGGTCTCGCTGCTAATTATAAGCTTTATGTTCTTCTCGACGGCGATGCGCAAGATTGAGATCGGCACTGCTTACGCGGTGTTCACGGGAATCGGGACGGTCGGCACGGTTATTACGGGAATTCTATTCCTCGATGAGCCTGTCGATGTGCTCAAGCTGGTGTTTATCGCGCTGCTCATGAGCGGCATCATCGGACTCAAAATGATCGCTGCCGATCCTGCCGATGCTCAGGCTGATGCTGAAGCAAGCGGTTCGAAAGGAGGGGTCAGCTAA
- a CDS encoding TetR/AcrR family transcriptional regulator, translating to MTAIRIKQAALTLFAESGYEGVSLSEIAKSVGIKTPSIYAHFESKEQLLLELIDDAIREEHAKFMQMLADTADHPPMERLNAAFIFYTDLDHISQGQSFLKRTLLVPPRHLEERLGQDFIAYENQVSEQLTELLNRCSSVSDLEPDSERTERLLALFYALIDGLLVEYKLYDSVLYRKRQALIWDCLREAVERTARQPRA from the coding sequence ATGACGGCGATCCGAATCAAGCAAGCGGCGCTCACGCTATTCGCGGAGTCAGGCTACGAAGGCGTGTCTCTCTCGGAAATTGCGAAGTCGGTTGGCATTAAAACGCCGTCGATCTATGCCCATTTTGAATCCAAGGAGCAGCTGCTTCTTGAGCTGATTGACGATGCGATTCGCGAGGAGCATGCGAAGTTCATGCAGATGCTGGCGGACACTGCGGATCATCCGCCGATGGAGCGGCTGAACGCGGCTTTTATCTTTTACACAGACTTGGATCACATTTCGCAAGGACAGTCGTTCTTGAAACGAACGCTGCTTGTCCCGCCTAGGCATTTGGAAGAGCGGCTTGGGCAGGATTTTATCGCATACGAGAATCAAGTTTCCGAACAACTTACGGAGCTGCTGAACCGCTGTTCATCGGTAAGTGACCTCGAGCCAGATTCAGAGCGGACAGAGCGGTTGTTGGCGTTATTCTATGCCTTAATTGACGGCTTGCTCGTTGAATATAAATTGTACGATTCGGTGCTGTACAGGAAGCGGCAGGCGCTCATCTGGGATTGTCTGCGGGAAGCGGTGGAGAGGACTGCGCGACAGCCGAGGGCTTAA
- a CDS encoding copper amine oxidase N-terminal domain-containing protein: MKKIITLAAALSLLAASQVANAATTRHIIVNDQMVASSSDITSIVENGRTLVPLRMVADAVGASVSWDAKARTASVRKWADSIVFKAGTKTAAAVYGSVSPNPQKVDLDTEVIVRRDRVYVPLRMIAHTLGYSANMRDNGSILLQSPISRADREVLATGTLSDARMFVKTKAVQNARNAELPTLYPPQGREGFAATYLFPAGEANRFFLVAGDTAAFYELKGGFFVVTWRALIPVGNKDELGLFMEGKYTMAQGTYPADLKGKEFFYFTNSSIVTSERREAGRIAADGTTTRLGIKWTIGEEVKEQSGSLALVAPNETRKEVRLP; this comes from the coding sequence TTGAAGAAAATAATTACCCTCGCAGCCGCGCTAAGTTTACTGGCAGCGAGCCAGGTCGCCAATGCGGCAACAACGCGCCATATTATCGTGAACGATCAGATGGTAGCGTCCTCGTCCGATATTACGTCGATTGTGGAAAACGGCAGAACGCTCGTCCCGCTCCGTATGGTCGCAGACGCCGTTGGCGCTTCTGTGTCATGGGATGCCAAGGCGCGGACGGCCTCGGTGCGCAAATGGGCGGATTCGATCGTATTCAAGGCAGGCACGAAGACGGCTGCGGCGGTATATGGAAGCGTGAGTCCGAACCCTCAGAAGGTGGATCTCGATACAGAAGTGATTGTGAGGCGGGATCGCGTCTACGTGCCGCTTCGTATGATCGCTCATACCCTCGGATATTCCGCCAACATGCGAGATAACGGCAGTATTTTGCTTCAATCGCCAATAAGCCGGGCTGACCGGGAAGTGCTTGCAACAGGCACGCTCAGCGATGCACGGATGTTTGTGAAGACCAAAGCTGTTCAGAACGCTCGTAATGCCGAGCTGCCAACTCTGTATCCACCTCAAGGAAGGGAAGGCTTCGCGGCTACATACCTCTTCCCTGCCGGTGAAGCGAACCGCTTCTTCTTGGTGGCAGGCGACACGGCTGCTTTCTATGAATTGAAGGGCGGCTTCTTCGTCGTTACTTGGCGAGCGCTTATTCCAGTCGGGAACAAGGACGAGCTCGGGCTGTTCATGGAAGGTAAATATACGATGGCGCAGGGTACGTATCCAGCGGATTTGAAAGGAAAAGAATTCTTCTACTTCACCAACAGCTCCATCGTCACCAGTGAACGGCGAGAAGCGGGACGGATTGCCGCGGACGGCACCACCACCCGTCTTGGCATCAAGTGGACCATCGGCGAGGAAGTGAAGGAGCAATCCGGTTCTCTTGCTTTGGTCGCGCCGAATGAGACGAGAAAAGAAGTGAGACTGCCTTAA
- a CDS encoding helix-turn-helix domain-containing protein, translated as MEKDRDFGAELDFVKEQLLQLQALVKQPMDGRAAAAVAVTDAAMRPKASVEAAADEAGSGSGKLHFAGSFRQDGSLLKWEAQERNVQQLMQTDSEKSAKILAALGHKQRLDILRTIIEAPQTGSSLVDQLGMGTTGQLYHHIKALAGADLLQQEERGGAYRVPEYRLLPMLLLLAAVRDLGDVSDYLDMSDVRKRAGDYLGHGSGEAASNPHLLLWAVLENCVLEHEAGSCTEVHLFLHDSRTITAADNGRGIPERLLADTGKTWLHTVMTDLKQLATKGATVTAPGSAEGINIAVVNAMCTSLQVEVRREGRIVRQSYKHGIPQHPLLTIGVTQETGTSVTIEPDAELFEGGFDRAVIEQRIEELQAAYPQLAIRLN; from the coding sequence TTGGAAAAGGATCGGGATTTTGGCGCGGAGCTAGACTTTGTGAAAGAGCAGCTGCTTCAGCTGCAAGCTCTGGTGAAGCAGCCGATGGACGGAAGAGCGGCAGCGGCTGTGGCGGTAACGGATGCGGCAATGCGACCCAAAGCATCCGTAGAGGCAGCAGCGGATGAGGCTGGCAGCGGCAGCGGAAAGCTTCATTTTGCAGGCTCGTTCCGCCAGGACGGCAGCTTGCTGAAATGGGAAGCGCAGGAACGGAACGTGCAGCAGCTGATGCAGACCGATAGCGAGAAGTCGGCCAAAATATTAGCGGCGCTCGGACATAAGCAGCGACTTGATATTTTGCGAACGATTATTGAAGCGCCGCAGACGGGCTCTTCGCTGGTCGATCAGCTCGGCATGGGCACGACCGGCCAGCTGTACCACCATATCAAGGCGCTCGCAGGTGCGGATCTTCTCCAGCAGGAAGAACGCGGCGGCGCATACCGCGTGCCGGAATACCGGCTGCTTCCGATGCTGCTGCTGCTTGCGGCTGTCAGAGACCTCGGCGACGTTAGCGATTATTTGGATATGAGCGATGTGAGGAAGCGCGCCGGTGACTACTTGGGCCACGGCAGCGGCGAGGCCGCATCGAATCCGCACCTCCTGCTGTGGGCGGTGCTTGAGAACTGCGTGCTTGAGCATGAAGCGGGCTCTTGCACGGAAGTTCATCTATTCCTGCACGACAGCCGCACGATTACGGCTGCCGACAATGGACGCGGCATTCCTGAGCGCCTGCTCGCAGATACCGGGAAGACGTGGCTGCACACCGTCATGACCGACTTAAAACAGCTCGCCACGAAAGGTGCCACGGTAACCGCGCCAGGCAGCGCCGAGGGTATCAACATCGCTGTCGTCAATGCGATGTGCACGTCGCTGCAGGTGGAAGTGCGCCGCGAAGGCAGGATCGTGCGCCAAAGCTACAAACACGGCATACCTCAGCACCCGCTGCTGACGATCGGCGTCACACAGGAGACGGGCACAAGCGTTACAATTGAGCCCGATGCAGAGCTGTTCGAGGGCGGCTTCGACCGCGCCGTCATTGAGCAGCGTATTGAAGAGCTGCAAGCCGCGTATCCGCAGCTTGCGATTCGGTTGAATTAA
- a CDS encoding GTP cyclohydrolase II, with protein sequence MINAKIVGILDDRIQTIKSKSGTIILVGPISLPVNLDGETVKFQWYCWLPCKDLVHSEGGCRETERTEYLIEQLSESNLAEKQQSSVLVYGDFAENDDAFIRMHSICHTGDIFGSKRCDCGFQLHQSMKMIVSHGTGALFYLANHEGRGIGLFSKAMAYILQEKGYDTVEANLELGFQDDTRSYEDTLLVLAHLRSKPVTLITNNPKKLAALKASGMNVDDRVPLWGDISEFNRKYLETKVNRSGHFAEELTIP encoded by the coding sequence GTGATTAATGCGAAGATTGTTGGGATACTGGATGACCGGATTCAAACGATAAAGAGCAAGAGCGGTACGATTATTCTGGTGGGTCCCATCTCGCTGCCGGTTAATTTGGACGGAGAGACGGTGAAGTTCCAATGGTACTGCTGGCTGCCGTGCAAGGATCTCGTGCACAGCGAGGGTGGCTGCCGGGAAACGGAGCGCACGGAGTACTTGATTGAGCAGCTGTCGGAGTCGAATTTGGCGGAGAAGCAGCAATCGAGCGTACTCGTCTATGGAGACTTCGCGGAAAATGATGATGCGTTCATTCGGATGCACAGCATCTGTCATACGGGCGACATCTTCGGCAGCAAACGTTGCGACTGCGGCTTCCAGCTGCATCAGTCGATGAAGATGATCGTCAGCCACGGTACAGGGGCGCTGTTCTATCTCGCGAACCATGAGGGGCGCGGCATCGGGTTGTTCAGCAAAGCGATGGCGTATATTTTGCAGGAGAAGGGCTATGACACGGTGGAGGCGAATCTGGAGCTCGGCTTCCAGGATGATACGCGCAGCTACGAGGACACGCTGCTCGTGCTTGCGCATCTGCGAAGCAAGCCGGTGACGCTCATCACGAACAATCCGAAGAAGCTCGCGGCGCTCAAGGCATCCGGCATGAACGTCGACGACCGCGTCCCGTTATGGGGCGACATTTCGGAGTTCAACCGCAAATATTTGGAGACGAAGGTGAATCGGTCGGGGCATTTTGCCGAAGAGCTGACGATTCCGTAA
- a CDS encoding VOC family protein, producing the protein MNKTSVNHPIKPYMPAIFVPVRDLKQATEWYASLLDRHITPQEDQFEHGIYIFEFEGGMQLILERNNGDKIKPVIMFDADDIHAASAFCDSHPHESRTDVFIDEFVSVFNVNDDTMICRANRPLDLPQQSLHALLRGISRVIVQTDDVPRTVGWYEGLVGKTAGRDPQFEGLRRIEMDKGAHLLIDDGQLRSGSGRGPIAVIATPDLAGALAHVRVKGVKAGDVESRLGTVYFTFEDMDGNVFVVSER; encoded by the coding sequence ATGAACAAAACGAGTGTGAACCACCCGATTAAGCCTTATATGCCTGCAATATTCGTGCCTGTGCGTGACTTGAAGCAAGCGACCGAATGGTACGCGAGCCTGCTCGATCGCCACATTACGCCGCAGGAGGATCAGTTTGAACACGGCATCTACATATTTGAATTCGAAGGCGGCATGCAGCTTATTCTGGAACGTAACAACGGCGACAAAATCAAGCCTGTCATTATGTTCGATGCCGATGATATTCACGCCGCGAGCGCCTTCTGTGACAGCCATCCTCATGAATCGCGTACGGATGTATTCATCGACGAATTCGTCTCTGTGTTTAACGTCAACGATGACACGATGATCTGCCGCGCCAACCGGCCGCTTGACTTGCCGCAGCAGTCCTTGCATGCGCTGCTTCGAGGCATTAGCCGCGTTATTGTGCAGACAGACGATGTGCCGCGTACGGTGGGCTGGTACGAGGGACTTGTTGGTAAAACAGCGGGAAGAGATCCGCAGTTTGAAGGTTTGCGCCGCATCGAGATGGATAAAGGTGCACATCTGCTTATTGATGATGGGCAGCTGCGCTCTGGCTCCGGCAGAGGGCCGATTGCGGTTATAGCAACGCCAGATCTTGCAGGAGCGCTGGCTCATGTCCGTGTTAAAGGCGTGAAAGCTGGGGATGTTGAGTCAAGGCTTGGCACCGTTTATTTCACATTCGAGGATATGGATGGCAATGTGTTTGTCGTGAGCGAGAGATAA